One genomic window of Bacillus mycoides includes the following:
- a CDS encoding ABC transporter ATP-binding protein, translating to METILQFKNLDYYYESNGKKVAILDNVNFSFQKGHFYTILGPSGSGKTTTLSLGCGLDIPKNGYVLFNGKDIRKIGLDRYRNQNVSVIFQSYNLITYMTALQNVLTAMEITGVKVQNKTARALELLEKVGLTEVEAKRNVLQLSGGQQQRVAIARALSCNVDLLIADEPTGNLDEETAMDIIELFQELAHKENKCIIVVTHSQEVAKKSDRAVYLSKKKLVVNEI from the coding sequence ATGGAAACGATTTTACAATTTAAAAACTTAGATTATTATTATGAAAGTAACGGAAAAAAAGTAGCGATACTAGACAATGTTAACTTTTCTTTTCAAAAAGGACATTTCTACACGATTCTAGGACCATCCGGATCTGGTAAAACCACTACTCTTAGCTTAGGTTGTGGGCTAGACATACCTAAAAATGGTTATGTACTGTTTAATGGAAAGGATATTCGAAAAATTGGTTTAGATCGGTACCGTAATCAAAATGTATCGGTAATTTTCCAATCTTATAATTTGATTACCTATATGACTGCTCTTCAAAATGTCCTAACAGCAATGGAAATTACAGGTGTTAAAGTGCAAAATAAAACGGCAAGGGCATTAGAATTATTAGAGAAGGTAGGACTTACAGAAGTAGAAGCGAAACGAAACGTCCTGCAACTTAGTGGTGGGCAACAACAGCGTGTAGCAATCGCTCGAGCGTTATCTTGTAATGTTGATTTATTGATTGCGGATGAGCCGACAGGAAACCTCGACGAAGAAACGGCAATGGATATAATAGAACTGTTTCAAGAACTTGCACATAAAGAAAATAAATGTATTATTGTTGTGACGCACTCACAGGAAGTTGCTAAAAAATCAGATCGTGCAGTCTATTTAAGCAAGAAGAAGTTGGTAGTAAACGAAATTTAA
- the secY gene encoding preprotein translocase subunit SecY, giving the protein MFRTISNFMRVTEIRNKILFTLAMLIVFRIGTFIPVPHTNAEVLKVQDQANVLGMLNVFGGGALQHFSIFAVGITPYITASIIVQLLQMDVVPKFTEWAKQGEMGRKKSAQFTRYFTIILAFIQSIGMSYGFNNIAGGQLITDPSWTTYLFIATVLTAGTAFLLWLGEQITANGVGNGISMIIFAGLVAAIPNVANQIYLQQFQNAGDQLFMHIIKMVLIGLVILAIVVGVIYIQQAVRKIPIQYAKAVSGNNQYQGAKNTHLPLKVNSAGVIPVIFASAFLMTPRTIAQLFPDSSVSKWIIANLDFAHPFGMTLYVGLIVAFTYFYAFIQVNPEQMAENLKKQNGYVPGIRPGKSTEQYVTKILYRLTFIGAIFLGAISILPLVFTKIATLPPSAQIGGTSLLIIVGVALETMKTLESQLVKRHYKGFIKKVN; this is encoded by the coding sequence ATGTTTCGTACGATTTCAAACTTTATGAGAGTAACTGAGATAAGAAACAAAATTCTTTTTACACTAGCGATGTTAATTGTTTTTCGAATTGGCACGTTTATTCCAGTTCCTCATACTAACGCAGAGGTTTTAAAAGTACAAGATCAAGCCAACGTTTTAGGCATGCTGAACGTATTTGGAGGAGGAGCACTGCAACACTTCTCAATCTTTGCTGTAGGTATCACACCATATATTACGGCTTCCATCATTGTACAATTACTACAAATGGACGTTGTACCTAAATTTACAGAATGGGCAAAGCAAGGAGAAATGGGCCGTAAGAAGTCAGCTCAATTTACTCGATACTTTACAATCATTCTCGCATTCATACAATCCATCGGGATGTCTTATGGCTTTAATAATATAGCAGGCGGACAATTAATAACAGATCCAAGCTGGACTACATACTTATTTATTGCGACAGTATTAACTGCTGGTACTGCATTTTTACTTTGGTTAGGTGAACAAATCACCGCTAATGGCGTTGGGAATGGAATCTCAATGATTATCTTCGCAGGACTTGTTGCGGCGATTCCAAATGTTGCAAATCAAATTTATTTACAACAATTCCAAAACGCAGGCGATCAATTATTTATGCACATTATAAAAATGGTCTTAATTGGACTTGTTATTTTAGCGATTGTTGTTGGTGTTATTTACATCCAGCAAGCAGTTCGAAAAATACCGATTCAATATGCAAAAGCTGTTTCAGGAAACAATCAATATCAAGGAGCAAAAAACACTCATTTACCTCTTAAAGTAAATAGTGCAGGTGTAATTCCTGTTATCTTTGCTTCTGCCTTTTTAATGACGCCGCGTACAATTGCGCAGCTCTTCCCTGATTCAAGCGTATCTAAATGGATAATTGCGAATCTTGATTTTGCACATCCATTTGGAATGACACTTTATGTAGGTCTTATCGTTGCTTTCACATATTTCTATGCATTCATTCAAGTGAACCCTGAACAAATGGCTGAGAATTTGAAAAAGCAAAATGGATACGTACCTGGTATTCGTCCAGGTAAATCTACAGAACAGTATGTAACAAAAATTTTATATCGCTTAACATTTATCGGTGCCATTTTCTTAGGCGCAATTTCAATATTACCGCTCGTATTCACGAAAATCGCAACATTACCACCTTCTGCCCAAATCGGTGGCACAAGCTTACTTATCATCGTAGGTGTAGCATTAGAAACGATGAAGACGCTTGAAAGTCAGCTTGTGAAACGTCATTATAAAGGTTTTATTAAAAAAGTAAATTAA
- a CDS encoding GNAT family N-acetyltransferase — protein MTETITFRIATVDDLDEIVKMLADDVLGNKRERYETPLPDSYIRAFHAIDCDPNNELIVACDGTEIIGLQQITFTPYIARQGGWRATIEGVRTASSKRGKGIGSKLIKWAIQRAKLRGCHLVQLTTDKERQEALQFYKKLGFKDSHEGLKLFL, from the coding sequence GTGACAGAAACTATAACATTTAGGATTGCAACGGTAGATGATTTAGATGAAATTGTAAAAATGCTTGCTGATGATGTTTTAGGAAATAAAAGAGAACGCTATGAAACACCACTTCCTGATAGTTATATAAGAGCATTTCATGCTATTGATTGTGATCCAAATAACGAGTTGATTGTAGCATGTGATGGGACAGAGATTATTGGTCTTCAACAAATTACATTTACGCCTTACATTGCACGTCAAGGGGGTTGGAGAGCTACAATTGAGGGTGTACGGACAGCCTCATCAAAACGTGGTAAAGGTATAGGAAGTAAACTTATTAAATGGGCTATTCAACGTGCTAAATTACGGGGGTGTCATTTAGTACAGTTAACAACAGATAAAGAACGACAAGAAGCTTTACAATTTTATAAGAAATTAGGGTTTAAAGATTCTCATGAAGGATTAAAACTCTTTCTCTAA
- a CDS encoding alpha/beta hydrolase: MIFSKLIDRYALYDLHKKRSVEFQYTSLSNTSLDIKDIEFFYKVKPSDIHFNIKHSKQEKEYMVGQFKYKSSVQSDDSRNDSVTGELFLHKNENAPHVIFVHGWRMDSNERVKKIFHDHMTNLRWNMYYFTLPYHFERKPNQSLFSGEYMVSANIERTVQATRQAVADLRTLIKWIKANKNGPLILIGISLGGVITNLTSLVEPEIDVLASIFYANRLSYSIWKTNPGRFIREDLEHHGVTYDELIDYWKITEPSQALPKVKKENILLISGKHDLYVHSEDTDYLWESWERPTRYIYTCGHAGIVLKRKKIATDTINFIRNRLNSPHFPKDIP, encoded by the coding sequence TTGATTTTTTCAAAACTCATTGATCGATACGCCTTGTATGATTTGCACAAAAAAAGAAGTGTAGAGTTTCAGTATACTTCTCTTTCTAACACCTCACTAGATATAAAGGACATAGAATTTTTTTATAAAGTAAAACCATCTGATATTCATTTTAACATTAAGCATTCAAAACAGGAAAAGGAATACATGGTTGGACAATTCAAATATAAAAGCTCGGTTCAATCTGATGATTCACGCAACGATTCTGTAACTGGAGAATTATTCTTACATAAAAATGAAAATGCGCCTCATGTCATCTTTGTTCATGGTTGGAGAATGGATTCTAACGAACGTGTAAAAAAAATATTCCACGACCATATGACCAACTTGAGGTGGAATATGTATTATTTCACTCTACCATATCATTTTGAAAGAAAACCCAACCAATCCTTATTTAGTGGAGAGTACATGGTAAGTGCCAATATTGAACGAACTGTACAAGCAACCAGACAAGCGGTAGCTGATTTACGAACTTTGATCAAATGGATTAAAGCAAATAAAAATGGTCCCCTGATTCTAATAGGAATCAGTTTAGGTGGGGTTATTACTAACCTAACATCTCTTGTTGAACCAGAAATTGATGTATTAGCATCCATTTTCTACGCAAATCGACTTTCTTATTCAATTTGGAAGACAAATCCAGGTAGATTTATTAGAGAAGACTTGGAACACCATGGTGTAACGTATGATGAATTAATAGATTATTGGAAAATCACTGAACCGAGTCAAGCGTTACCAAAAGTAAAAAAAGAAAATATTTTATTAATTTCAGGTAAGCACGATCTATATGTGCACTCTGAGGATACGGACTATTTGTGGGAATCCTGGGAAAGACCTACAAGATATATTTATACATGTGGACATGCCGGGATTGTTCTTAAACGTAAAAAAATTGCTACTGATACTATCAATTTTATTCGGAATCGATTGAACTCCCCACACTTCCCCAAAGACATACCTTAA
- a CDS encoding carboxymuconolactone decarboxylase family protein, translating into MSQRIAYYDISPDGMKIMMDMEKYTKKSSINRAVRELIKIRVSQINGCAYCIDMHTSDARKLGETEQRIYCLNAWDDCDFYTPEEKVALELSEHITLIPTKRVPENLYNRVREYFDEKQYVDLVLIINQINSWNRISIAMGNTVIKK; encoded by the coding sequence ATGAGTCAAAGAATTGCCTACTATGATATTTCACCTGATGGTATGAAAATTATGATGGATATGGAGAAATACACGAAAAAATCCTCAATTAATCGTGCTGTTAGAGAGCTTATAAAAATTAGAGTCTCTCAAATTAATGGTTGTGCTTATTGTATCGATATGCATACTTCTGACGCCCGAAAATTAGGTGAAACCGAGCAAAGAATTTATTGCTTAAATGCTTGGGATGATTGTGATTTTTATACTCCTGAAGAAAAAGTTGCTCTGGAACTATCGGAGCATATTACTCTCATTCCTACTAAAAGAGTTCCTGAAAATCTATACAACCGAGTACGTGAATACTTTGACGAAAAACAATATGTTGATCTTGTGTTAATCATTAATCAAATAAACAGTTGGAATCGAATTTCTATTGCGATGGGCAATACCGTAATAAAAAAATAA
- a CDS encoding DinB family protein, whose amino-acid sequence MNTFVNDKFYETRNQLFEEITLLSDAQFNRKPDKDKWSIAQVCHHLVLLDERVITVISSGLKKMDSILNERKEIHTILLDRSIKFIAPEMIEPSIEPFEVQQMVDLLNDSRKELMRFLSTIEDESILAKKSVTHPALGELLLDQWIELIYLHEQRHIEQIKEIKLLCGVEK is encoded by the coding sequence ATGAATACATTTGTAAATGACAAGTTTTATGAAACTAGAAATCAATTATTTGAGGAAATTACTTTGTTAAGTGATGCTCAATTTAATAGGAAACCAGATAAGGACAAATGGAGTATAGCACAAGTTTGTCATCACTTAGTTTTATTAGATGAGAGAGTTATAACAGTTATTTCATCGGGATTAAAAAAGATGGATAGTATCTTAAATGAGCGTAAAGAAATTCACACTATTTTATTAGATAGATCGATAAAATTTATAGCCCCAGAAATGATTGAACCAAGTATAGAACCATTTGAAGTGCAGCAAATGGTTGATTTGTTAAACGACTCTAGAAAAGAATTGATGCGTTTCCTGAGTACAATAGAAGATGAATCTATATTAGCGAAAAAATCAGTGACGCATCCAGCTCTTGGAGAATTACTTCTTGATCAGTGGATAGAACTAATCTATTTGCATGAACAGCGTCATATAGAACAAATTAAAGAGATAAAATTGCTTTGTGGAGTTGAAAAGTAA
- a CDS encoding ABC transporter permease: MNFMKRAILSMKKRVGTSLILMAVFLIVTNLVLAGFTIQNASQKAADAARKKLGADVTLGLDFDKLGQQARETGEMPKPPQLNTKEADQLAKSKYVKDYNYITNTFGISDGLKLVGASEGEEEGKGKGKVGMAAVRGGSSSGTEIDMNASFMIEGVRKTALQESFKNGKSKIIDGKPITEQMKDQNVALMEKRLAELNNLKVGDKVKVQSGDKKETLEVEIIGIYETNEQAMGQQAPPIMDPANKLYMPHSTMKKLEVDQGISSIQVVYFLKDPQNIEAFKKEAKKSDIDFNYYKLDAHDSLYKQMIGPIENISSTSQMIIYIVSIAGAIILGLIIMLSIKGRRKEMGILLSIGEKKWKLMAQFVVEVVCVAILAFGLSITTGAKVSQYIGDNLLSSEIATASEETDTPQNGTVMMSGPGGTLQNQKEDPIDKIDVSVTGEDVGKMGGIGLAIAILATLLPALSILRLNPKQILLKDE; encoded by the coding sequence ATGAACTTTATGAAACGAGCAATTCTCAGTATGAAAAAAAGAGTAGGAACATCATTAATTTTGATGGCAGTCTTCCTAATTGTTACAAATTTAGTGTTGGCAGGATTCACAATCCAAAATGCATCCCAAAAAGCTGCGGATGCAGCAAGAAAAAAACTAGGTGCAGATGTTACTTTAGGTCTTGATTTTGACAAATTAGGTCAACAAGCTAGGGAAACTGGAGAGATGCCTAAGCCGCCGCAGCTCAACACAAAAGAAGCAGATCAATTAGCGAAGTCAAAGTATGTAAAAGACTATAATTACATAACCAATACTTTCGGAATTTCTGATGGACTTAAACTAGTAGGAGCTTCAGAAGGAGAAGAAGAAGGAAAAGGAAAAGGTAAAGTGGGAATGGCGGCTGTACGAGGCGGTTCAAGCTCCGGTACAGAAATAGATATGAATGCTTCTTTTATGATTGAGGGAGTTCGCAAGACTGCATTACAAGAAAGTTTTAAGAATGGAAAAAGTAAAATCATTGATGGGAAACCAATTACAGAACAGATGAAAGATCAAAATGTAGCTTTAATGGAAAAACGATTAGCGGAATTAAACAATTTGAAAGTAGGAGACAAAGTTAAAGTGCAATCAGGGGATAAGAAGGAAACCCTCGAGGTTGAAATTATCGGTATTTACGAAACGAATGAGCAAGCAATGGGTCAACAGGCCCCTCCTATAATGGATCCAGCTAATAAACTATATATGCCGCATTCAACTATGAAAAAATTAGAAGTAGATCAAGGTATAAGTAGCATTCAAGTCGTGTATTTCTTGAAAGATCCACAAAACATTGAAGCATTTAAAAAAGAAGCAAAAAAATCTGATATTGATTTTAATTATTATAAATTAGATGCACATGATTCATTGTACAAACAAATGATTGGTCCTATCGAAAATATCTCTTCTACTTCTCAAATGATTATTTATATTGTATCGATTGCAGGTGCGATCATTTTAGGGTTAATCATTATGCTATCAATTAAAGGACGTCGTAAAGAAATGGGAATTTTGTTGTCTATTGGAGAGAAAAAATGGAAATTGATGGCACAGTTCGTAGTAGAAGTAGTATGTGTCGCTATTTTAGCATTTGGATTATCCATAACAACAGGAGCTAAAGTCTCTCAATATATAGGGGATAATTTACTTTCGAGTGAAATTGCTACAGCGAGCGAAGAAACAGACACCCCACAAAATGGTACTGTAATGATGTCTGGACCTGGTGGTACTCTACAAAACCAAAAAGAAGATCCAATTGATAAAATTGATGTAAGTGTAACAGGAGAAGATGTAGGGAAAATGGGGGGGATCGGACTAGCTATTGCTATATTAGCAACGCTTCTTCCAGCATTATCTATTCTACGCCTGAATCCAAAACAAATTCTTTTAAAAGATGAATAA
- a CDS encoding PLP-dependent aminotransferase family protein, which produces MKIVLRKESNIPYYQQIYMQIFERIQSGMLSHGDYLPSLRSMADDLQISLLTVRKAYKQLETKGYIRIEQGKGAYIHKRVNKDFKPIPYQWQQTKSINVMRSQYVMNQHRKYFDFSQAVLYPRLLPNPFLSDEMHKLLNKDQMILATYGPVQGDEELRVEITNYLKEHQQLVTDPSQLLITSGAQQGIDLIAQTLLKPGDLVLVESPCYGAALDVFVNKGVQIIPVSLDNNGIRSDLIDDICQRKNPVLLYVNPTFQNPTGTLMSKERRIELVELAELYNFFIIEDDSFGEIYFEDAIVPPPIKSFDTNGHVIYLKGFSKTLAPGLRIAALAAEGPIFEWLYAVKASMDIGSPLLTQKALLPFLRAERMKNHLEKLRTALQIRRDLTIDILSPLKELEFEIPNGGFNLWVTLPRSIDPFTLLQKANEVDVSFLPGTACLLNHENQYNHLRISYSMLNDKDMLIGLEKLYDTIAKFKSMF; this is translated from the coding sequence ATGAAGATAGTACTGCGTAAAGAATCCAACATACCATATTACCAACAAATATATATGCAAATTTTTGAGAGAATTCAAAGCGGGATGCTTTCACATGGCGATTACCTCCCTTCTTTACGTTCTATGGCCGATGATTTGCAAATTAGTTTATTAACTGTTCGTAAAGCTTATAAACAGTTAGAAACGAAAGGTTATATACGAATTGAACAAGGAAAAGGTGCCTATATACATAAACGTGTGAATAAAGATTTCAAACCAATTCCGTATCAATGGCAACAAACGAAATCCATTAATGTTATGCGTTCTCAATATGTAATGAACCAACACCGTAAATATTTCGATTTTTCACAGGCGGTCCTTTATCCACGTTTATTACCAAATCCGTTTCTTTCAGATGAAATGCACAAACTACTTAATAAAGATCAAATGATACTAGCAACTTACGGACCTGTTCAAGGTGATGAAGAACTTAGAGTGGAAATAACAAACTACTTAAAAGAACACCAACAATTAGTTACAGATCCATCTCAATTATTAATTACAAGTGGTGCCCAGCAAGGAATTGATTTAATCGCTCAAACATTATTAAAGCCCGGAGACTTAGTTTTAGTAGAAAGTCCATGTTATGGAGCGGCGCTTGATGTATTTGTTAATAAAGGAGTTCAAATTATCCCTGTTAGTCTTGATAACAACGGAATTCGCTCAGACTTAATCGATGATATTTGTCAAAGAAAGAATCCTGTTTTGTTATATGTGAATCCTACTTTTCAGAATCCAACAGGTACTTTGATGAGTAAAGAACGAAGAATAGAGCTTGTAGAACTAGCAGAGTTATATAACTTCTTCATTATTGAGGATGACTCTTTCGGAGAAATTTATTTTGAGGATGCTATAGTACCTCCCCCCATAAAAAGCTTTGATACAAATGGTCATGTTATATATTTAAAAGGATTTAGTAAAACGTTAGCACCAGGCCTTCGCATCGCGGCGCTTGCAGCTGAAGGTCCTATTTTTGAATGGTTATATGCAGTGAAAGCTTCTATGGATATTGGTAGCCCTTTATTAACGCAGAAAGCACTACTTCCTTTTTTACGGGCGGAACGAATGAAAAATCATTTAGAAAAATTACGTACAGCTTTACAAATTAGACGTGATTTAACAATTGATATATTATCTCCATTAAAAGAATTAGAATTTGAAATACCTAATGGTGGATTTAACTTATGGGTTACACTCCCTCGGTCAATCGATCCTTTTACATTATTACAAAAAGCAAATGAAGTAGATGTTTCTTTTTTACCTGGAACAGCTTGTCTATTAAACCATGAAAATCAATATAATCATTTACGAATTAGTTATTCAATGTTAAATGATAAAGATATGTTGATTGGATTAGAAAAATTATATGATACAATTGCCAAGTTTAAATCAATGTTTTAA
- a CDS encoding DMT family transporter: MVILNYILVCIIFGTTFLTIKIGIEAGAPPLFSAGIRFFLAGLILIIIFKLKRKDIMPYLLSKRIIYAGFCLTFMTFATLYWAEQYISSGLAAVLSATGPMMILLLQSRRNKTKLQKEQLVALVIALIGVFCISLPGMHQELTFIWSIACLVILVGELFYGIGSIHSKEILSDLPDVSPFLINGIQMFYGGMLLLIVSVVMEQPNLTVLTSWSVQWPILYLIFVGSIGGHGLYYWLLSKTNPVFPSTWLYVSPLIAVIVGYFVLGEPLNPTMGIGACLILIGVFLANRTTLGVYFKQGRLLKKEM; the protein is encoded by the coding sequence ATGGTCATTTTAAATTATATTTTAGTATGTATTATTTTTGGAACGACATTTTTAACGATAAAAATTGGAATAGAAGCGGGCGCGCCACCATTATTTTCAGCTGGAATTCGTTTCTTTTTGGCGGGCCTTATTCTCATTATTATTTTTAAATTAAAGAGAAAGGATATTATGCCTTACTTATTATCAAAACGTATTATATATGCTGGTTTTTGTTTAACATTTATGACATTCGCGACCCTTTACTGGGCAGAACAATATATTTCTTCTGGATTAGCTGCAGTTCTATCTGCTACAGGCCCAATGATGATCTTGCTATTACAATCAAGGCGAAACAAAACAAAATTGCAAAAAGAACAACTTGTTGCTTTAGTTATAGCACTTATAGGCGTTTTTTGTATTTCGTTACCTGGAATGCATCAAGAGCTTACATTCATATGGAGTATCGCTTGCCTAGTTATATTAGTAGGAGAGTTGTTTTATGGAATTGGTTCTATTCATTCAAAAGAAATACTTTCAGATTTACCAGACGTATCACCATTTCTCATTAATGGTATTCAAATGTTTTATGGGGGAATGTTGCTGTTAATTGTATCTGTTGTAATGGAACAGCCTAATCTAACGGTCTTAACATCTTGGAGTGTACAATGGCCAATTTTATATCTTATATTTGTAGGATCTATCGGTGGACACGGCTTATATTACTGGCTTTTATCAAAAACAAATCCTGTATTTCCATCAACGTGGTTGTATGTATCTCCGTTAATCGCTGTTATTGTAGGTTATTTTGTATTAGGAGAACCATTAAATCCTACAATGGGAATTGGTGCTTGTTTAATCTTGATTGGTGTATTTTTAGCAAATCGTACTACACTTGGAGTGTATTTCAAGCAAGGAAGGTTGTTAAAAAAAGAGATGTAG
- a CDS encoding bifunctional metallophosphatase/5'-nucleotidase: MQKMKWKNYVCYFIILMLLVTAVTVKPAISKAEESDVNITLLGTADIHGRFMPWDYALDGANMSGSLTQLYTVIKKVRQENPNTILVDAGDTIQGNSVELFNDKPQSPMMVAMNTMGYDAWAFGNHEFNFGLDTLKKVSEQYKGKTLAGNIYKENGERFLPAYTIVEKGGIKVGIIGMNTPMISDFEKGTDHLDGLVVKNPVEETKKAIKELEGKVDVMVGVMHMGLENENGILGTGVQDIANACPELSAIFAAHMHKLVKKEVVNGVIITEPDKYGTHISRIDLTFTKQDGKLVLKDKTATAIPVKNADGTTVLSDSTLEETLTPFHEYARGDANVVVAQLKGRNLVPENEIKGIPSVQIQETPLSDFFHEVMLYYSKADVVAHQIDNDYARLDIGPIKKKDIAYNYQYALGEITVYKITGKDLKDYMEWAAGYFNSSRAGDVTVSFDKNRRASKYSTNDFFGGVKYEIDLTKPYGNRITNLRSIRTNKPIKMSDVMTLGMNAYRMEALQAKGGALEGRKFEQTWSSKQENAFGETGGTIRNLAITYLKEVKNGVYTPKVMHNWKITGVDTHSSEHKAVVDLVNKGILEIPKTEDGKYTNIASINTKDSITKEEIVALSQKANINPNQFNHVKRKGEFYKKLSRIIK, encoded by the coding sequence ATGCAAAAAATGAAATGGAAGAACTATGTATGCTATTTTATTATTCTTATGCTTCTTGTAACAGCAGTAACAGTCAAACCAGCTATTTCTAAGGCTGAGGAATCTGATGTTAATATTACATTGTTAGGTACTGCAGATATTCATGGTAGATTTATGCCTTGGGATTATGCGCTTGATGGAGCAAATATGAGTGGAAGTTTGACGCAGCTTTATACGGTTATAAAGAAGGTACGTCAAGAAAATCCAAATACCATATTAGTAGATGCCGGGGATACAATTCAAGGAAACTCAGTAGAATTATTCAACGATAAGCCACAATCGCCAATGATGGTAGCGATGAATACAATGGGATATGACGCCTGGGCATTTGGAAATCATGAATTCAACTTTGGATTAGATACATTGAAAAAAGTTAGTGAGCAATATAAGGGAAAGACGTTAGCAGGAAATATTTATAAGGAAAATGGAGAGCGTTTTCTTCCTGCATATACGATTGTTGAAAAAGGTGGAATTAAAGTCGGGATTATTGGCATGAATACACCAATGATTAGTGATTTTGAAAAAGGGACAGATCATTTGGATGGTTTAGTAGTGAAAAATCCAGTAGAAGAGACAAAAAAGGCAATTAAAGAATTAGAAGGTAAAGTAGATGTAATGGTAGGGGTTATGCATATGGGACTAGAAAATGAGAATGGAATCCTAGGTACTGGTGTTCAAGATATTGCGAATGCTTGTCCGGAACTAAGCGCTATTTTTGCGGCTCATATGCATAAACTTGTAAAAAAAGAAGTTGTAAATGGCGTAATTATTACAGAACCAGATAAATATGGAACGCATATTTCACGTATTGACCTTACTTTTACAAAGCAAGATGGAAAGCTTGTTTTAAAAGATAAAACTGCTACCGCTATACCTGTAAAAAATGCTGATGGAACTACAGTATTATCTGATTCTACACTTGAAGAAACACTAACACCTTTTCATGAGTATGCGAGAGGAGATGCAAATGTTGTAGTCGCTCAATTAAAGGGTAGAAACCTTGTTCCTGAAAATGAAATAAAGGGTATTCCAAGTGTGCAGATTCAAGAGACACCTTTATCAGATTTCTTTCATGAAGTCATGCTCTATTACAGTAAAGCGGATGTAGTAGCCCATCAAATTGATAATGATTATGCCCGTTTGGATATTGGTCCTATAAAGAAGAAAGATATTGCGTATAATTATCAATATGCTTTGGGAGAAATTACAGTATATAAGATAACTGGAAAAGATTTAAAAGACTATATGGAATGGGCAGCAGGATATTTTAACTCATCTCGTGCCGGAGATGTAACAGTTAGTTTTGATAAAAACCGTCGTGCGTCTAAATACAGTACGAACGATTTCTTTGGAGGCGTAAAATACGAAATTGACTTAACAAAACCATATGGAAATAGAATTACAAATTTACGCTCTATTCGTACAAATAAACCAATCAAAATGAGCGATGTTATGACGCTAGGAATGAATGCGTATAGAATGGAGGCTCTTCAGGCAAAAGGGGGAGCTTTAGAGGGACGTAAATTTGAACAAACTTGGTCATCTAAACAAGAGAATGCATTCGGAGAAACAGGCGGAACCATTCGTAACCTTGCTATTACATATTTAAAAGAGGTAAAGAACGGTGTATACACGCCAAAAGTTATGCATAATTGGAAAATTACTGGTGTAGATACACATTCTTCCGAGCATAAGGCTGTAGTTGATCTTGTAAATAAAGGAATTTTAGAAATCCCAAAAACAGAAGATGGAAAATATACAAATATAGCATCTATAAATACTAAAGATTCAATTACAAAAGAAGAGATTGTAGCACTCTCACAAAAAGCTAATATTAATCCAAATCAGTTTAATCATGTAAAAAGAAAAGGTGAATTTTACAAAAAACTTAGTAGGATAATTAAATAA